The window TCATGGCCGGTGGTGGACTACTGCGTAGCGCATACACAGGGTGACACTCTAAAAGCGCATGGGACTTGGACAAAAAGTGTCATTCTACTTATACGCCGGTCCGCAGAGACTGCATTAAAACTATTTTAAGAACCGGGGTCAAAACCCCTTCCGGGCTTAAACCATCGGTCTCAACCTGATGGGGGGCCAGATCGTAATACGGTTTTCTCTTCTGGAAAAGTTCCTCCACCTCGTTGCGTTTGACCTTTTTTCCCAGAAGCGGCCGGCTTTGGGCCTGTCCGATCCGTTCCATAATGGTTGCCGGATAAGCGGAAAGATTGATCCAGATCCCATGCCTCAAGACTTCGCGGTTGAGGATGCTCAACACCATTCCGCCGCCGCACCCGACAACCAGGGGCGCCCGGAAATGAAGACGGCGCAACACCTCCCGTTCCTTTTCGCGAAAGAGCTCCTCGCCCCCTTTTTTGGCAAAGATCCGGTCGATCGTTGTTCCTATTTCCAGCTCGATCTGGGCATCGGTGTCGAGAAACGGAATCCCAATCCGGACCGATAAGAGCCGCCCGACGGTGCTTTTGCCCGTTCCCATGAAACCGGTGAGGTAGATGTTTTTTTTCAATAATTCCTCACTTGTTCCAAATACCCTTCGTAATTTCTTCGCACCTCCCCCAGCGAATCGCCGCCCAATTTTTCCAGAAAGGCCCGGGCGATTTCAAACGCAACCACGTTTTCGGCAATGACGCTTGCCGCCGGAACGGCGCAGGTGTCGGAGCGCTCCACCGAGGCCTCAATCGCTTCCTTGGTTTGTATATCCACCGAATGAAGGGGGCGGTAGAGCGTGGAGATCGGCTTCATCACGGCGCGGATGATAATCGGTTCTCCATTGGTCATCCCCCCTTCAAGTCCTCCGGCCCGGTTGGTCTTGCGATAAAAGCGGCGCTTTTGCCCGTCATAAAAAATCTCGTCGTGCGCCTCGGAACCGGGGCGACGCGCCTCGCCGAATCCAACCCCGAACTCCACCCCTTTGATCGCCTGAATGCTCAAGAGCGCCTGCGCCAACCGTCCGTCGAGTTTTCGATCCCATTGGACATGGCTCCCCAGGCCGGGGGGCACATTTGCGACAATCACCTCAAAAATCCCGCCGACGGTGTCCCCTTTTCGCTTCACCTCGTCGATCTTGGCGACCATCTTTTTGGACACCGCGGGGTCGAGGCAACGGACCGGATCGGCCTCTGATTGTTGGGCGATTTCATCGAGGGAAGGGAGTTCGGAAAGAGAGGCCTCGACGCCGCCGATACAGGTGACATGGCCGGCAATTTTGACGCCGAATTCGGACAGGAACGTCCTACAGATCGCCCCGATGGCGACCCGTATGGTGGTCTCGCGGGCGGAGGCCCGTTCAAGAACATTTCTCAAGTCGCGATGATCGTATTTGAGCCCCCCCGCGAGATCGGCATGGCCGGGCCGGGGGCACATAACCTTTTTCTTAAGACCGGAATCGCCGGGCATGACGCCCATTTCTTCGGCCCAGTTTTTCCAGTCGCGGTTGGCCACCCATAAGGCAATCGGCGATCCGAGCGTAACCCCATGGCGCACGCCGGAGGTGATTTCCACCTGATCGGCCTCGATTTTCATCCGGCCGCCTCTGCCGTATCCCATCTGGCGCCGCGCCAGTTGAGTGTTGATCGGATCGAGGGACAGGGAAAGGCCCGACGGCATTCCCTCGAGAATGGCCGTTAATCCCGGCCCGTGCGATTCACCGGCTGTGAGATATCTAATCATAAAGACATAGTTCAAACAAAAAACCCACGCTGGGTGCGTGGGCTTCAAGGTATCGACTTAACTTTCAAAAGTCAAAATCAACTCTCGGGAAACACCTTGTCTTTGTCGGACAGCTTCAACCCCAGCGCGAGAATGATTTTCCGCTTCGTGTCCATCCGGCAATCCATTCCCGATTCCACGCGGTCGATCGTCAGCGCCGAAAGCCCCGCCTTTCGCCCCAGTTCCGCCTTGCTCATCAA is drawn from Deltaproteobacteria bacterium and contains these coding sequences:
- a CDS encoding shikimate kinase, which gives rise to MKKNIYLTGFMGTGKSTVGRLLSVRIGIPFLDTDAQIELEIGTTIDRIFAKKGGEELFREKEREVLRRLHFRAPLVVGCGGGMVLSILNREVLRHGIWINLSAYPATIMERIGQAQSRPLLGKKVKRNEVEELFQKRKPYYDLAPHQVETDGLSPEGVLTPVLKIVLMQSLRTGV
- a CDS encoding helix-turn-helix domain-containing protein, whose protein sequence is MKNNVRKIREELLMSKAELGRKAGLSALTIDRVESGMDCRMDTKRKIILALGLKLSDKDKVFPES
- the aroC gene encoding chorismate synthase, whose protein sequence is MIRYLTAGESHGPGLTAILEGMPSGLSLSLDPINTQLARRQMGYGRGGRMKIEADQVEITSGVRHGVTLGSPIALWVANRDWKNWAEEMGVMPGDSGLKKKVMCPRPGHADLAGGLKYDHRDLRNVLERASARETTIRVAIGAICRTFLSEFGVKIAGHVTCIGGVEASLSELPSLDEIAQQSEADPVRCLDPAVSKKMVAKIDEVKRKGDTVGGIFEVIVANVPPGLGSHVQWDRKLDGRLAQALLSIQAIKGVEFGVGFGEARRPGSEAHDEIFYDGQKRRFYRKTNRAGGLEGGMTNGEPIIIRAVMKPISTLYRPLHSVDIQTKEAIEASVERSDTCAVPAASVIAENVVAFEIARAFLEKLGGDSLGEVRRNYEGYLEQVRNY